CGCCGTAAAGCTCGGCGCAGAGGCTGTGGTGCTGCACTGCGGAAGGGTAGAGATGCCTGACGCAACCAGAGACCTTATCCGCCTTTACGTTGACGGCGAAGCGGATTCCAAAGAATTCAAAGACCTGCAGTCTTCCATGATCGATCAACGGCAGAAGCTTGCCGGTCCGCATTTTAAGAGCGCCTTAAAAAGCCTGAGGGAACTGGAACCTTTCGCGCGAAACCAGGGTGTGCGGTTGGGGATAGAAACCCGTTTTTATTACCGCGAGATCCCTTCCTTTGAGGAAATAGGCATCATCCTGGATGAATTCAGGGGCTCCAATATTTTCTACTGGCATGACACGGGCCACGCGCAATTCATGGACCACCTTGGTTTCCTGAAGCATAAAGAGCTCCTTGAGCGTTACGGAAACCGCCTGCTGGGGATACACCTGCATGATGTCATTGCCGCCAAAGACCACTATCCTCCCTCAACAGGAGAGATAGATTTCTCCTGGATCATGAGCTCCCTGCGGGAAGAGACGATCAAGGTCATTGAAGCGCATTATCCGGCGGCCCCGGCAGAGCTTACGCAGAGCAAAAAATACCTGGAGGGGCTCATACATGGGAAAAATTAACCTGCGCGCGCCTGCCGTTGCAGGCATGTTTTACCCCGCATCCAGCAGGCCGCTTAAAAGCCAGATCGAGGCATTCATGGAAGGCGCCCCTGCCCGCAAGGCAGAGGCGATAGCCTGCATGCTTCCGCATGCCGGCTATATGTATTCGGGGAATGTCGCCGTCAAGACCCTCTCACGGATAACCGTAAAAAACAAGGTCATCCTTATCGGCCCCAACCACACGGGGACAGGCAGCAGCTTCAGCATCGTTACCAAAGGCGCCTGGGAGACCCCGCTTGGAAAAACAGAGATCGACACCGTGCTTGCCTCACGGCTGCTCAAGACCTCCACACTCCTTAAAGAAGACGAATCGGCGCACGAGCGCGAACATTCCCTGGAGGTAGAGCTGCCGCTTTTGCAATATTTCAACCCCGCTGTCAGTATCGTGCCGATAGCGGTCATGTCCTCGGAAGTCCAGGACCTCAAAAATACGGGTAGCCTCATCGGAG
The nucleotide sequence above comes from Candidatus Margulisiibacteriota bacterium. Encoded proteins:
- a CDS encoding TIM barrel protein encodes the protein AVKLGAEAVVLHCGRVEMPDATRDLIRLYVDGEADSKEFKDLQSSMIDQRQKLAGPHFKSALKSLRELEPFARNQGVRLGIETRFYYREIPSFEEIGIILDEFRGSNIFYWHDTGHAQFMDHLGFLKHKELLERYGNRLLGIHLHDVIAAKDHYPPSTGEIDFSWIMSSLREETIKVIEAHYPAAPAELTQSKKYLEGLIHGKN
- the amrB gene encoding AmmeMemoRadiSam system protein B, coding for MGKINLRAPAVAGMFYPASSRPLKSQIEAFMEGAPARKAEAIACMLPHAGYMYSGNVAVKTLSRITVKNKVILIGPNHTGTGSSFSIVTKGAWETPLGKTEIDTVLASRLLKTSTLLKEDESAHEREHSLEVELPLLQYFNPAVSIVPIAVMSSEVQDLKNTGSLIGETIKEAGLAKEVLIVASSDMTHYEPDRQAREKDRQAIEAICRLDEDRLIERIMTLGITMCGWAPVVIMLTAAKKLGATSAALSLYQTSAETTGDEESVVGYAGITVQ